CGGTTATGGCGAAGTGGTTAACGCACCGGATTGTGGCTCCGGCACTCGTGGGTTCGATTCCCACTAATCGCCCCATTTAAGATATTGGGCTATAGCCAAGCGGTAAGGCAACGGACTTTGACTCCGTCATGCGTTGGTTCGAATCCAGCTAGCCCAACCATATTTGCGGAAGTAGTTCAGTGGTAGAACACCACCTTGCCAAGGTGGGGGTCGCGGGTTCAAATCCCGTCTTCCGCTCCAGAAACGATGGCGGCATAGCCAAGTGGTAAGGCAGAGGTCTGCAAAACCTTTATCACCGGTTCAAATCCGGTTGCCGCCTCCATCAAAATTCTTATAGTGCCGGGGTGGCGGAACTGGCAGACGCACAGGACTTAAAATCCTGCGGTAGGTAACTACCGTACCGGTTCGATTCCGGTCCTCGGCACCAATTCTACATTTAGTCTTTATGACTGGTTGTGCACACACAATCAGTTTTTTACTTCAAAAGTACGAATAAATACTTTTTTGCCTGAGTGGTGGAATGGCAGACACGCCGCACTCAAAATGCGGTGCCGCAAGGCGTGCCGGTTCAAGTCCGGCCTCAGGTACCAATAAAAAATAAAAAAGTGCTTGAAAATTGTCGATTAATGTAGTAAAATAAATAGTGTTGTTGCAAGTTATGCGGGTGTAGTTTAATGGTAAAACCTCAGCCTTCCAAGCTGATGTCGTGGGTTCGATTCCCATCACCCGCTCCATACATATGATACTAACGCAGTGTTTCGTTTCAAAAAGAACGAAGTGTTGCGTTTTTTTATTTTGTTTACGTGCATCCTATTAAAGTGCTAGGGGGAATATAAGATGCTCGATCTTCATCTTTTGAAAGAGGAAGTAAAAAGTTATGCAAAGTCTATTGGAATCGATAAAATACGTTTTACAACGGCAGCTCCTTTTGAAGAATTAAAAGAACGCTTATTAGAACAACAACGTTTACAATATCAATCAGGATTTGAAGAACAAGATATTGAAAAGCGTGTGAATCCTAGTAAACTACTCAAAGGTGCACAGTCCATTATTGCGATTGCTTTAGCTTATCCAACTAAAATGACAGAAAAGCCAAAGAATACAAAGGAAAATCGCCGAGGCATATTTTGCCGCGCTTCTTGGGGGATTGATTATCATCTCATTTTAAAAAATCGTCTTGAAAAATTAGAACAATTTCTTTTAGAAAAATTTCCAGAGGCGAGATGCTTATCGATGGTTGATACAGGGGCACTTAGTGATCGAGCTGTAGCTGAAAGAGCAGGCATTGGATTTAGCGGTAAAAATACATCTATTATTACTCCAGAGTTTGGATCTTATGTATACCTTGGTGAAATGATTACTACTATTCCATTTGCTCCAGACGATCCCATTTTAGATAGTTGTCTTGATTGTACAATATGTATAAATGCTTGCCCGACAGGAGCTATTATACAACCACACCAACTCGATTCTAACCGATGTATTGCATTTTTAACACAAACAAAAGAAATGCTGCCGGACCGATTTAGAAAGCACTTAGGAAATAGAATATACGGCTGTGACACATGTCAGCAAGTTTGCCCGAAAAATAAAGGAATCGACTTTCATTTTCATGAAGAGATGGAAGCAGAACCAGAAAAGGTAAAGCCATTGTTAAAACTTTTATTAACTATGTCAAATCGAGAATTTAAGGACACATTTGGTCATATGTCAGGTTCCTGGAGAGGGAAAAAGCCAATTCAACGAAATGCAATTATGGCATTAGCACATTACAAAGATGTTAGTGCTTTGCCATTGTTAAAAGAACTTTTACTGCATGATGTTCGTCCAGTCATAAGGGCAACAGCCGCATGGGCAATCGGAGAAATACAAGATGATAGCATGCGAACTGTACTAGAAGAAGCAAGAAAAAGTGAACAAGAAGAGATTGTCCAAACAGAGATAAACAATGCTTTTAAAAAGCTAACGACATAACTTTCCGTCTTCCCCTCTATATTAAAAATAGGGGGGATTTGTTATGTATTCATTATTAGAAGAAAGAAATCGTTGGCTACTCGGAACAACATCTAAACCGTTATCCATACATCAAGAAGAATATTTGGCACTAAGTCGAAAGAAACAAATGTGGAAATACCAACATAAACAACTTGTTAAAATTTTCACCAAAACGTTTGTGACAGGTATTCATCATTATGGAGAGGAAAAAATATTTTTTTACACTGCTTATCATCGTTACGTACTACGACATAAAAAGACAGAGCGATTTTGGATAGAAGAAAGATGTGAAAAACGAAAAAGGAAAATCAAAAATGGCATAATAGAAGATCGATTGTGGATACCAAAAGAAACAAATG
The genomic region above belongs to Massilibacterium senegalense and contains:
- the queG gene encoding tRNA epoxyqueuosine(34) reductase QueG codes for the protein MLDLHLLKEEVKSYAKSIGIDKIRFTTAAPFEELKERLLEQQRLQYQSGFEEQDIEKRVNPSKLLKGAQSIIAIALAYPTKMTEKPKNTKENRRGIFCRASWGIDYHLILKNRLEKLEQFLLEKFPEARCLSMVDTGALSDRAVAERAGIGFSGKNTSIITPEFGSYVYLGEMITTIPFAPDDPILDSCLDCTICINACPTGAIIQPHQLDSNRCIAFLTQTKEMLPDRFRKHLGNRIYGCDTCQQVCPKNKGIDFHFHEEMEAEPEKVKPLLKLLLTMSNREFKDTFGHMSGSWRGKKPIQRNAIMALAHYKDVSALPLLKELLLHDVRPVIRATAAWAIGEIQDDSMRTVLEEARKSEQEEIVQTEINNAFKKLTT